The genomic segment CATCCTGCTGGGCGCGGTCGGCAGCCCCGACGTTCCTCCCGGGGTACTCGAACGGGGCCTGCTGCTGCGGCTTCGATTCGACTTCGACCAGTACGTCAACCTGCGTCCCGTGAAGCTGTATCCGGGGGTCTCTTCACCGATCGCCGGCCTGACACCGGAACGCTGCGACCTGGTGGTGGTCAGGGAGAACACCGAGGGGCTCTATGTGGGCGCCGGGGGGACGCTGCGAAGAGGAACCTCCGATGAGGTGGCGACCCAGGAGTCGATCAACACCCGCACGGGCGTGGAACGGGTGGTTCGCTACGCCTTCTCCAAGGCGGAGCAACGCAGCGGGCGACTCACCTTGTGCCACAAGACCAACGTCCTCGTTTACGCCGGCGACCTGTGGACGAGAACCACGGAGGAGGTCTCGGCCGAGTTCCCGGAGGTGACGCTCGACTATGCCCATGTCGATGCGATGTGCCTCTACCTGGTGACCGAGCCCGAGCGGTTCGACGTTGTCGTGACCGACAACCTGTTCGGCGACATCATCACCGACCTGGGTGCTGCCGTTCAGGGTGGGATGGGATTGGCTGCCAGCGGGAACCTCAACCCTCCCGGCGATCACCCTTCGATGTTCGAGCCGGTCCACGGCTCGGCACCGGACATCGCCGGCAGGGGTTGGGCCAACCCGGTCGCATCGGTCCTGTCGACCGCCATGTGTCTCGCAGCCCTGGGTGAGACCGATGCCGCCCGTGCGGTGGAGGCGGCGGCAAGCTCGGCGCTGTCCGAGCTTGGGTCGATGAGCGGACCCGAAATGGGCGCCACGACCGCGCAGATCGGCGACCGTGTCGCGACGCTGGTGGCGACAGGCTGAGGGCCGCCGATCGCTCCGGCGCTACCCGGTGTCGACGACTTCGGGTGGTCCCACGATGAGAAGGGTGACGAGTCTTCGCCGCACGTCGCTTCGCAAACCGTGCAGTCCGGGTATCAAGGTCATCCCGTCGTAGCGGGTGAACCGAAAGTGCCCTGAGGGGCGCCCGTCGATCCGCCAGTCGCCTTCGTGAGCGAGACGGTGGTGGTGCCCGCAGAGCATCGCCAACCAGGCGCTCATCGACGTGGCCCCGTCTTGGCGCCACAGCTCCTGCCGGTCGCAGGCGGCGATCACCTCGAGTTGGGTTGCCGGCATGCGGACCGCGTCGATCCGTCCGATCGTGTCGGCCAACTCGCTCGGTGGATACGCGTCCCCATGGTCATCTTCTCGATCGCCGGGGAAGCATCCTCGAGATATCGGCCGGGTGCGACAGAAACGCCTTCTGCGCCGGGGACCACTCGGCCATTCACACCTCCTTGGTAACGCCCTGAACATTCGGATGGCTGAGGTCGAGGGCGGCGTGAAAGTGCTGAGGCTCTGACGGGACCTGGAGGCAATTCGGACATCGTCTCGACGAAGGGCGGATAGACATGAACACCTGTGAACACAAGGCGTTTCGCAAGCTCCGGGGGTGAGACTCGAACTCACAACCTGCGGATTAACAGTCCGTTCTGGCACAGTTCTCTGACCGGGCGCAACGGGCCAACACACCGTGTGACCAGGGCTTTTGTGTCTGCACTGGTGTGCAGCGTCTTGCACTGTTTCTCACCGAAACGCGTCCTGAGCGCGTCCTAGCCCCGCGACCAGTCGACCCGCGAGCGCCAGAAAGACCATCGACGGTCTGGTCGCCGATCGCTACAGATGCGACCGACTGGAGGAAGCGGTCGGCGCCGTGGCGCTTCGATGACGGTCTCGCCCCCGGACGTGCCGTCGGCAAGATCGGAGCCGGCAGCGACGTCGACTCGAGAGTCGTAGCTTCCGGAGTCGACAGGGCCCATATCCCCGCCCGGGGTCCCACACGACGACCCGTTGCCAGCTCATCAACGTTGAGGTGCCCGCACAACGGCCGCCTCGACCCACGGCGGAGAACTGGCGGGTCACCAACAGGGACGATCCGCCATTCGTGCTCGCCTTCGGGGTCCCGGGCAGGTCTCTTGTTACGAGCATCAGCTACGAACGTGGCTTCGGTCTCAGGGCGGCACTAGACGTCATCTACCCGATCACAACGGCAGCCACAGACGCGGCACGGCTCCTGCGACTGATCTGAACTCTGGCACCAGGTGTGCGCCGCGACCGGCACCGTGGTGAACAAGACGCGCCCGTATCGGCCCAAACCGCCGGCAGAGCCGAACGCTCCCACCGCATCCTGCTCGAGGAATGGCCCTACATCCGCCCCTGGCACTCAGAGACCCAACGCACCCAGGAGGCGTGTGCCGGGTTCATCCACTTCTACAATCACCACCACCCCACGGAGCGTTCGGGTGGGCCACCCCCGCCAGCCTCATCCAGGAAAACCTCCCCGAAGAGCACACCTAGCCGTCTCCTTGGCTGCCGATTTCGATGGTCGTAACGGGTAACGTCGGAACATCGTCGGGTGACTGTCCCAGTGGCACGAATCCCCGACCGGGGTACATGTGACCGACGACACGCTCCAGGGACCCATCGACAACCGGGACTGGTCCATCAGAAGGTGCCACGTTGGTGTCCGATGGCAGGATGTCCTCTTTGCGTACATAACCGGCCACGTCTCCCTGCTGGTCAAGGGCAGGGATGTAGTCGGGAACCTGCGCGGCATCAATCCCGTTCGGGGTGAACGCGGATTCTGGCACGGGTCCAACACTTGGACTGGGCACCGAATCCGCAGCGGGGTTCAGAACGATCACGACACCCACGACGACAAGGAGCGAAGTGAGTAGTAGGCCGACTCGGCGTTTGTGGCTTTTCATAGCGTCCTCGCAGGTTCTCTAATAGTTCTGGTTCGGCGATGTGGCGGAGATCAGGTGGAAGTACCCCCATTCGCCGCCCCATGGTTCCCAATACGTGCCGTACGCGACGGTGTGAAACGTCTGCAAGCCTGAGGGGTTCGAACAGAGGACAGCACCCACACCGAACAGGTACGTCGATGAGCCGCTGTAGTACATGCCTGTGGTCCCGCAGTCGTATCCATCACTGTCAACGACGGTTGAATTCTGCGCGGTTCGCGCCGGTTGAATTCTGCGCGGTTTAGCGGTTGTCCACGTACGTACCCGAGTACGGACCGCTTGTTCGCCCGAACACGTAGTCAGAGCTCGCCGTAGCAAATACCGGTAGGGCAAGCAAGAGAACCAGGGCCGCAACAACGAGACCGACAACAAGCGCCGGACGAACTGGATCGAGTCGCCCGGAATCTCTGCGCCCTACCGCTTCTGCCGCTCGGAGCCCACGGTCGCTGCGGACAAGGCCACTGCGATCTGGGCTTCTCACGAAGAACTTGACCACCGTTCTCACCCTTCCTTTCCTGACGATCCCACAACTGATTCATCATGGGAGACCCATGAACCCTCCTGACGTAGGCACCAATCGGAGTTCAGCTCCTGCCGGCGGGAGGTGACCTCCGCTGACAGCAGCTGTCGATACCAAGGCTCGACTTCGACGCTCTCCGGTATCTCATCCCCTATGTGTCCGGACGGGACGATTCGTTTCACCCGGACGGCGACTTCCTCAACTCGGCCGGTCGGGTTCCCCGGCTGTCGGCGGCCCCGCCAGTTCGAGGGCCTCGATGAATACAGGCCCGGCTACCGGTGAGGCGGCGACGTCGACCCAGCCCATCTGGCCGGCGAGTGCGAGGGCGGCGCGGGGGTGGTCGACTCCGAGACGGTGCGTGAGTTCCCGGATGAGGCGGCGGGTGTGGCGTTCGGATCGGCCGATCCACCGGGCGACGGCGCCCATAGTGGGTCCGTCGAGGACATCGGCATCGAGTTCGTAGGACTCCGACACCAGCTCTCACACCCTATCTTCGTCGATGTCGACACATCCGAAGCTCGAACCCGTGCGGCCGACGACGGTGACGTCCAACCCCAGGCCCAGGTCCACCCACGGTTCCCTCTCGAATCGCAGCACCGTCCCGGCAAAGCGGATCGGTCCTCCCGTCGGACCGCCGACCAGCAACTCGGCCACCCCGTCGGCGTCGACGTCCATCGGGAACACCTCGGCCGGCTTGTTGACGTCCCCCACCTGGAACGGTTCGACCGTCAGACCGGTGCCACACACCGCGATCGTCGTCTCCCCGATGGCAGGCCGGTCCACCGCGATCGTCTCGGGCCGACCGTCCCCGTCCAGGTCGTTCTCGAATCTCGGACTCCACGGATGCGTCTTCTCGGGGCAAACGATCGTGCCGTCGGCGAGGGTCACGACGGAGGTGACCTTGGGCACCGTCGTCGATATTGAAGACATCGACGTGGGAGGCCCAGTGGACGTCGGCGCCGTGGACGAACCCGTCACGGAGATCTCCACCGTCGAAGACACCGACGAGGCCCCGACGGTCGCACACCCGCCAACCAGAACGGCACCGGCGAGCACCCGCCCCAAGAGATGAGGTGCGTGGGCTACCGTCGATGCGTCAGGGCGATGCAGTGGTTATGACTTCTCGTACCTGCTCGAGAGATGCCGAGAATACATCGGAAGTAGCTGTGGGCCTTTCTTCGCCATCTGAGCCCACAACCGGTTGCTTGTCTTGGATGCTCTCGCCCTTTCGCAGGCTCGTCACGGCAGGCGATCGTGCTGTGACCTCGTTTGCGTCGTTGACGTCGAACACGCCGTTGTCCGAGCTCAGTGGGGAGAACACCTGCTTCAGCGGGCGAATTGCCGGCACTTCGTCTGCAGATACACGGTCGAGGAACAGCAACAGTCGCTGTCCACTCTTGATGTCACTCTGTTCGTCGACGATGAGCTTGTCGGTGTCGAACAGGCTTACATAGAACGTGGCGCCCTCGATGTACCCGTTCGGGTCGAAAAGGATGTCATCCACAGAGAATTCCCGATACACCATGGGAATCCCACTGCCGGGGTTCGCAGGATCACCTTCGACCGCCCGATGGGCGGTATCACCCGCGGTTGCGACGACAATGACGTCGGCGGCTGCGGCCAGTTCCTCAACCGACGAGTACTCGGCGTACGACCCGGAGAGACGAATCCGAACAGTGGGTTCGGCCGAGGATGAGCCGGGTTCGACCGAGGATGAGGCGGGTTCGACCGAGGATGAGGCGGGTTCGACCGAGGATGATGAGCAGGAGGTCATCACGACCGCAAGGCTCAACATCACGACCGCAAACAACCAGATGTGAGATTGACGGCTTCGAGTGTATGTCATGTTTTCCCCCTTCATCAGTACACCGCATTGACTCCGTTGACGTCGTTTGGATATGGAGCCCATGGATCTCCGCAGTTGTCATAGACCCAGGTTGGATCGCTTCGCATCACTGGTCTATTGGTGCCACAGCCGAGAGAAGAGTGCGCGAGACCATAGGCATGACCCAACTCGTGAGTCGCGACCAGAAACTTCTCAGTGGCTGACAAGCTATCCGCGGTACGATTGTTGAAGGTGATGGTAACCAACTCGTTGTACCACACCTGGCCGCCACCAGAATCACAACCTCCCTGGGCCAGCCCCCACCACGTTGACGAAGACCAGTAGTCTTGAACCTTGATATTCGGAGTATCGTCCGAAGGCGTATAGGTGAAGTAGCCCGGCGCGCTCGTAGCATCCCATTCGTTCTGGCCCGAATTGAACGCGGACTGCCATATGCTGGATAGCGAGTAGTAGCGGTATCCGATAGCCGGATTGGTGCCTGCATACTTGCAGCCATTCAATACCCACGCGTTGGCAGGAGGACCAGGAAGCACCATGAACGCCAAGACGAACGCGGAGAGCCCATAACTGATTCGTCGTGCGAGACCCATGAACCCTCCTGGTGTAGGCAATAGTCGGAGTTCAGTTCCCTGCTGGCTGGAGGTGACCTCCGCCAACAGCAGCTGTCGATGCCAAAACTCGACTTCGACGCTCTCTGGCATCTCATCCCTTATGTGTCCGGATGGGACCGATTCGTTTCACCCGGACGGCGACTTCTTCCCGCTCGGCTAATCGGGTTCCCTGCTGTCGGCGCCCTCGCCGGCGCCAGCACTCGAAACCCCAACCGGCTAGAAAGGACAACAACGAGGTCGACGCGGCATCACTCATACACCATGCCGCCCGTCGTGACCGTCGCGGGCTCCGAACGGTCACGAGTGTGCGGTTCTGAAGGGTGGAAGCAAAAGGGCAAGCTGTTGTGCGGCGATGCCTCCTTCGGTTTCGGGGCTGATGTCCAGGACTCTCGTTTGGTAGGTGTCGAGGAGCGTAAGGTTGTCGCACTTGAGTTCTTCGGCTCGTTGCGCAATGGCGTCGGTTCGCTGGCGGTACTGTTGCTGTACCTCCACCGCAGCCGGTGTAGCCATGTCGAAGTCTGACTGCGTGAGATCGGCGCCGGCGTCAATGAGTTGTTGTGCCGAAGCAACGGCCACGTCGACGAGCCGGTCGCACGAACGCACCGACTGCGGATCTGTGGACACACCTCCCTGACAGGCTGCCGCCACCAGGGTCATCCCCAGCACCGGCAGCAGTATGCGCCTGAGCCACGCCGGGACGCCGCCGACACTGTGCGGTGTCGGCAGCAGCCCATGGATGCGTGCAGTGGCCATCAGCGTCCTGTGGCCCGGTAGACGCTCTCGACGAGACGCTTGTACTGCTGGTCGCAGGTGTCGTAGGCGGCGTCCATCGGCGCCATCGCGTCTTCGGCTGTGACCGCCTGCGGGTCCCCTGGGTTCAAGACCGTGATCACGAATCCGGCCTCTCCAGATACCTCATCGGCCCGGGCGTCGTATCCTGCCGCTTCGAGACAGCTGACCGTCGCCCGCACGGCCTGTCCATACTCGCTGACCGTGACCTTGCCGTCGGCGAGGATCGCTGCTTGCGATTCCAGCCCTTCCTGCGCGGCAGCAGACGCCAGAGCGGCGACCTGCTGCTCGCTGACACCTGACGGCTGGGCCGCGATGCCTGCTGCCGCGGACAGAACCACGAGCAACGCCACACTGGCGACTATCAGGGTCGTCATCTTCATGTCCTGGATCCTCTCCATTCTCCATCACATCGCTGCATGTCGAGTTCTTTCACTGACCCCAGTACCAACCCGTGATACTTGGGTTCGGCTCGCCGGAGCAATCGTTGTTCGGATCGTCGCAGTAGCTTGCCCGTCCGTAGTTGGCAACGATCACATTCCACGACTTGTATGCTCGGGACTGCCATCCGTCCCAGTAGCCGTACGTTGTCGCGTACGGGTACTACCACCAATAGGTGTGGTAGTACCCGGCGGACACATCCTTGGCCTGCACCTGCCAGCAGCTGATCGGGATACTGTCGATCGCCAGCGAGAACGTTTCGTCATACCCAAGTTCGACCTCGAAGTCGCAGGTAGAACCAGATCCGACCACCGTCGCCTCGGCGAACTGGGCAAATCCGATGGTCATCAATCCAATCAGCGTTACCACCGCCATGACCTTCCGCATGCTGCGCCCCTTTCGTCGTGCTGCTGTCATCCCCTAGCTCGTCGAGCGAGTCTGGTTCCCGGGACGTTTGGGCCGCCTCATCTCATGCTCCTCCTCTGGTCGCGTTCATCCCGTATGTGTCCAGATGCGATCGGTTCGTTTCACGGCATCGCCGGCTCTCGTTCCCGCTCGGCCAATCGGGTTCCCCGGCTGTCGGCGGCCTCGCCGGTTTGAGGGCCTCGATGATTTCAGGCTCGGTTACCGGCGACGCGCGACGTCGACCCACCCCATCTGGCCGGCGAGTGCAACGGCAGCGCGAGGGTGGTCGACTCCGAGACGGTGCGTGAGTGCCCGGACGAGGCGCCGAGTGTGTCGTTCGGATCGGCCGATCCGTCGGGCAACGGCGCCCATGGTAGGTTCGTCGACGAGGGCTTGGAGGAGCTCTCGTTCGGCTGCGCTGAGCCTGCTGGTGGTGTCGTGGTACAGCACGGTTTGCCTCCCCTTTCCTGCCGTACCCCTGTTGTGTCCGGATGGGTGGTGCTCGTTTCGGATGAAACGCTCGGCCGTTTCCGGACACATACGGGACGAGAACCGGTTGTCCACTATCGATCAGGAGGTCGACACGATGTTCAAGCGCCGACTGACAGCACTGATGGTTGTCGTTGCGATCGGGTGGCTTGCCCTGGCGGCGGGAGCGACTGGCGCTGCACGAGCTGAGCAACCCGCCGACAGCACGGAGCCGGTCGGACAGGTAGCTGTCTTCGAGGGTTCGACGATCGATCTGGCTCGAGGGTGGGGCGACGCCCATGCCTGTGCGATCTGGGAAGACCGTGTTGCCGAGTGTTTCCGTACCGAGGCGGAACTCGAGGCGTGGCTCGCAGGACTCATGTCGCCAGCACAGGAGACGAGCGAGAAGTCTGTCACGACGGCGGCGACGGCATGCTCGTCGGCGCTGAGGCTGTATGACGGCGTCGGCTACAGCGGGGACGTCCTGTACCTGTGGAGTCGAGGATCGTGGATCGACCTGTGGGACGTCGGGTTCGCCAATCGGACCTCGTCGTACAAGATCGGGGCCTGCTCGTCGTACTTTGCCGACTATCCAGGCGGCGGGGGCGACTGGTACCCGACGAGCCTGACGTCGGCGTACCTGTGGTCGTCGTCGATGCTGTCAGGCTGGGACAACCGGGTGTCGTCGGTGTACCTGCGATAGCGCAAGGCGACAGGCAACCACTCCTCGCTTCTGGGCGCGTAGTCTGGACCGGACCGGCAGGAGCACTCACGAAAGACGACATGGCACCGGAGGAGGCTGCGGAGCGGTTCACCCGCCTGTATGCGGCGACGTACGCCGACGTGCTGGCGTATGCGCTCCGTCGGACGACCAGCCGCCAAGATGCCGAGGATGTGGTCTCCGCCACCTATTTGACGGCGTGGCGGCGTCTCGACGACGTTGCCGACGCGCGAGTTCCGCTGGCCTGGCTGTACCGGGTCGCCGCGGGACATCTTGCCAACCAGCGCCGCAGCGGCGGACGGTTTGCCGCCCTCCGGATCCGCCTCTTCTCAGTCCCGGTGCCGCAACGGTCCAACAATCCAGCTGACGCCGCCGTCGCTGAGGCCGACGCCGCCTTGGTGCTGGCCGCGTTGGCGACCCTGTCTGCCGGCGATCAGGAACTGCTGCGACTCACCGCATTCGAAGGGCTTTCCCCTGCCGACATCGCCGCCGCGTGGGGTGTCCCCTCCCGCCTCGTCAGAGTGCGGCTGCATCGAGCGCGCCGTCGTCTCGAGGCGGCCCTCGATCGGCAGGCCGGTGGATCCAGTATGAAACGAACGTCCCCTGGTGGACACAATGAGATGAGGACTTCACCATCGGGCGCTTCGCCCGACAACGATCGAGAAGACGATGAACGACCGACCTGACGCCTTCGAACGGCTCCGAGCCGCCAACCCGGTCGACCCGGCCACGGTCGACGGCCCCGACTCGCCACGAGCCCAGCAGTTGCTGGCGTCGATCCTCGCCACCCAACGCACCCCAGAGGTCGCCGTCGTCCGGCGTCACCGCCGGCCGCTCGTCATCGTCGTCGCCCTTGTCGCCATCCTGGGCGGAGCAGCCACCTGGATCATCACCCGACCCGTCACCAGCCCCGTCACCGTCTCCTGCTACGCCCAACCGGCCCTGCACGGCACCCAGGCCGGTCTGGTCGGTGTTCCCCTCGATGTGAAATCGTGCGCTCCCTATTGGGAGGACGGGACCCTCACCAGCCCCGACTACCCGCCCGGCGTGGTGCCTCCTCTCGTCGCGTGCGTCACCGACGTTGGCACCTTCGCCGTCTTCCCCTCCAACAACCCCAACCTGTGTGAAACCCTCGGCCTCGCCCCACCGGAGCCGCAGTCGATCGAAGAGGCCAAACCGACCCTCGACCTCGACCACGCGATCTCCGAGTACTTCGCCACCAGCCGGTGCATCCCGATCCCCCAGGCAGTAAGCGACGTCCGTAGGATCCTCGACGAGCACGGAGCGGCCGACTGGACGGTCACCGTCGGCGAACAACGCCCCGACCGGCCCTGCGCCAGCCTCTCCTTCGAACCGAAGAGTCACACCGTCCGGATCGTCCCCATCCCAGAGCCCTGACCCCTCCTACGCGGTGAGCTTCATCACGCCGACAGACAGCGGTCACCGCGCCGGTGAATCTCCCCGCTCGGGAACCCAAACGGCGCCCCGACCGGCTGCGACTACCAGTCGGCACTCACATGGCCGCCATCGGCGAGGGTTCCGGCCTCTCCGTCGACGGACCGCCACACAACACGCCCGTCTGCATACGCAATGATCAGATAGGCGCCGGACGGGTCGATGCTCTGATCGACCACCGACCCGTCATAGGCGACCTCGTCGACGACCTCACCGGAGGCCACGTCCACCACCTCGCCGCCATCCTGGAACAGGCCGTCGACGATGGCCTCATCGGCCGCAACCCCGCCCGCCGCACCGAACTCCCCCGAGCTACCGAGCCCGAGCGCCGCTACCTGACCGCCAAACAGGTCACCCGCCTCGCCGAAGCCATGCCCACCCGCCAACACGCCACCATGGTGTACGTCCTCGCCTACGGGGGACTCCGCTGGGGAGAACTCGTAGCATTACGCCGTGGTCGAGTGGATTCTCTCCGTCGCACGCTCCAGATAGCACAGTCTGCGACGGAAGTCGCCGGGTACCTCGAGTTCGGAACGACAAGGACCCATCAGTCGCGAATCGTGCACCTTCCGGCCTTTGTTTCCGAGTTGCTGGGCCGGCATCTGGAGGACATCGAAGACAAGCCGGAAGCATTCGTGTTCCCCGCCCCGCGCGGAGGGCCACTGAGGTACCCGAACATGAGAAAGGCTGTCTGGGATCGTGCGCGCGACCAGGCCGAAGGGGATCTCGCTGATATCACACCCCATGATCTCCGCCACACCTGCGCATCCCTCATGCGGGCTACCGGCGCCGACGTCAAAGCCATCCAACAACAACTCGGACATCGCAACGCCACCATCACCCTGAACACCTACACCCACCTCTTCGAAGGTGACCTGGCGGCCGTGATGGACCGTCTCGACACCAAAACCGCGTCCAAAACGCGTCCTGAGCGCGTCCTGCGCGAGGTCGTCGACCTTCCTCAGCAAGCACAAAACCCCCGCTGACTAGGGGTTTTGTTGGCTCCGGGGGTGAGACTCGAACTCACAACCTGCGGATTAACAGTCCGTTGCTCTGCCGATTGAGCTACCCCGGATCGGAGAGGGATGGTACCACCGTACAATTGGGCATCGAACGAAGGGAGCAATAATGAAGTTTCGACTTGGCCTGGTGCTCGGTTTCGGCCTCGGATACATCCTCGGAGCGAAAGCCGGCAGGGAACGGTACGAACAGATCGTCGACGCATGCCGTGGACTCACAAAAATCGAGGGAGTCCAGAGCGCTACCGACAAGGTGAAGGAAACCGTTGGAGAGGGAATGACAACGGCGTCACAGCGGATCCGGGACCACATCGAGACCTGACCGGTCACCCGGCTCAGTCGTCGCCGAGGAAGCCCTCGAGCCGCTTCGACCGAGCCGGATGCCGCAGTTTCGCCAGGGCTTTCGTTTCGAGCTGGCGGATCCGCTCTCTGGTCACGCTGAAATGCTTCCCGACCTCTTCGAGCGTGCGCACCCGCCCATCCTCGAGACCGAACCGCATCACGATGACCTGTCGTTCCCGGTCGTTGAGTTCTTCGAGCGCGTGCGCGACGTACTCTTGAAGCAGCTTGAAAGCTGCCGCCTCGACCGGAACGTCGGCTTCCGGATCCTGCACGAAATCGCCGAGCGTGGAGTCGTCTTCCTCCCCGAGCGGGGTCTCGAGCGATACCGGATCCTGAGCGATGCGACGAAGCTCGGAGACCCTGTCGGGGTCCACCTCGAGTTCGGCTGCAATCTCTGCGATCGTCGGCTCTCGTCCGAGTACCTGCAACAGGCGCCGCTGCGCGTGGGCAAGCTTGTTGATCGTCTCCACCATGTGCACCGGGACTCTGATGGTCCGCCCCTGGTCGGCGAGGGCCCGCGTCACCGACTGTCGGATCCACCAGGTCGCATACGTCGAGAACTTGAAACCCTTGCGATAGTCGAATTTCTCCACTGCACGCATGAGGCCGAGATTCCCTTCCTGGATCAAGTCCAGGAGCGGCATACCGCGTCCCACGTACCGCTTGGCGATGGACACGACCAGCCGAAGATTCGCCTCCACGAGTCGCTGCTGCGCGGTGTCGCCTCGGTGTCGGTCACGCTCGAGAATCGCCCGATCTTCGGCGCTGAGCGACGCGTCCTCGCTTTCAAGCCGCTCTGCGGCACGTCGCCCCAACTCGTGCAGCATCGCAAGCTCGACCTCCTGCTGCGGGGTGAGTAACGCAACTCGCCCGATCTCCCTCAGATACATCCGCACGGGATCCGAGACTGCCATCAGGTCGTCCTCGACGACGCGGATGTCGAGAACGTCCTCGCTGTCCTCCTCGATACGTACGTCGTGGTTCCTCAGCCGGTCGGCGACGTGATCGAACGCTTCGACAGGCGCCTTCAAGTCTTCGAGTTCCTGCTGGATCTCGCCCACGGTCACGAACCCGCGCTGGCGGGCGCGTTTGGCAAGGACCTCGATCAGGTCATGGAACGATTCCAACTAGTTCCTCTTTCCCATCTCGCGCTTCTCGCGCTCCAAACCTATCAACTCGCCGAACAAGGTGGAATGGGTCTGCGGTTCCGATCCCGGATCGATCTGCTCCAACCTGCGGCGAAGCTCCGCCACCTGAGCG from the bacterium BMS3Abin02 genome contains:
- the cnrH_1 gene encoding RNA polymerase sigma factor CnrH, which gives rise to MAPEEAAERFTRLYAATYADVLAYALRRTTSRQDAEDVVSATYLTAWRRLDDVADARVPLAWLYRVAAGHLANQRRSGGRFAALRIRLFSVPVPQRSNNPADAAVAEADAALVLAALATLSAGDQELLRLTAFEGLSPADIAAAWGVPSRLVRVRLHRARRRLEAALDRQAGGSSMKRTSPGGHNEMRTSPSGASPDNDREDDERPT
- the xerC gene encoding tyrosine recombinase XerC — protein: MAAIGEGSGLSVDGPPHNTPVCIRNDQIGAGRVDALIDHRPVIGDLVDDLTGGHVHHLAAILEQAVDDGLIGRNPARRTELPRATEPERRYLTAKQVTRLAEAMPTRQHATMVYVLAYGGLRWGELVALRRGRVDSLRRTLQIAQSATEVAGYLEFGTTRTHQSRIVHLPAFVSELLGRHLEDIEDKPEAFVFPAPRGGPLRYPNMRKAVWDRARDQAEGDLADITPHDLRHTCASLMRATGADVKAIQQQLGHRNATITLNTYTHLFEGDLAAVMDRLDTKTASKTRPERVLREVVDLPQQAQNPR
- the leuB gene encoding 3-isopropylmalate dehydrogenase codes for the protein MAKHRIAVIGGDGIGPEVTAEALKVLSAAAERFSFTIETTEYGLGSALYLATGEVLPDSIEAELDDHDAILLGAVGSPDVPPGVLERGLLLRLRFDFDQYVNLRPVKLYPGVSSPIAGLTPERCDLVVVRENTEGLYVGAGGTLRRGTSDEVATQESINTRTGVERVVRYAFSKAEQRSGRLTLCHKTNVLVYAGDLWTRTTEEVSAEFPEVTLDYAHVDAMCLYLVTEPERFDVVVTDNLFGDIITDLGAAVQGGMGLAASGNLNPPGDHPSMFEPVHGSAPDIAGRGWANPVASVLSTAMCLAALGETDAARAVEAAASSALSELGSMSGPEMGATTAQIGDRVATLVATG
- the sigA gene encoding RNA polymerase sigma factor SigA, yielding MESFHDLIEVLAKRARQRGFVTVGEIQQELEDLKAPVEAFDHVADRLRNHDVRIEEDSEDVLDIRVVEDDLMAVSDPVRMYLREIGRVALLTPQQEVELAMLHELGRRAAERLESEDASLSAEDRAILERDRHRGDTAQQRLVEANLRLVVSIAKRYVGRGMPLLDLIQEGNLGLMRAVEKFDYRKGFKFSTYATWWIRQSVTRALADQGRTIRVPVHMVETINKLAHAQRRLLQVLGREPTIAEIAAELEVDPDRVSELRRIAQDPVSLETPLGEEDDSTLGDFVQDPEADVPVEAAAFKLLQEYVAHALEELNDRERQVIVMRFGLEDGRVRTLEEVGKHFSVTRERIRQLETKALAKLRHPARSKRLEGFLGDD